The genomic DNA CAGAGTAGCAGGGAATTTTGTAAATGAAGATATTTTAGGAAGTATGGAGTTTGCCTGTAAACTGGCAGGTACCAAGCTTGTAGTTGTGTTAGGGCATACAAGTTGTGGAGCCGTAAAAGGAGCTTGTGATAATGCTAAAATGGGCAATTTAACCAAACTTATCGAAAAAATTACACCAGCAGTAAATGCCGTTTCTGAGCCTCAAGATGCAAGTTTACGAAATTCAAAAAACATAGAATTTGTAGATCATGTTTCTAAGAAAAATGTTGAGTTAACCATTGAAAGAATTATGAAAGAAAGTGAAGTATTAGCAGACATGCAAAATAATGGCGAGATTATGATTATTGGAGCAATGTACGATATTCATTCAGGTGCCGTGACATTCTATGAGTAAAAACTTATAGATGAAAAATAATATTATGAAAATAAAAGTAAGTATGGTAGCATTAATCATGGCATTAATGTCTCCCTTACTTATGCAAAGTCAAGATAGTGATTTTGGAAATTGGCTAATATACATAGGTAATAAAAAACTTAACCCGAAGTGGAATATCCATAACGAGATTCAATACAGAAACTATGATGCTATTGGAGACCTTGAACAACTGCTTTTAAGAACAGGTTTGGGGTATACCTTTAATGAAAGCAAGAATAACGTATTATTAGGTTATGGTTATATCCTTTCGGAAAACTACATAGGAAATTCGGATGATAAAGTGTCTGTTAATGAACACAGAATTTTTCAGCAGTTTACATCAAAACAAAATATAGGACGTGTAAAATTAAATCATCGATATAGATTTGAACAACGTTTTGTTGAAGATGATTTTAAATTACGATTTCGTTATTTTTTAGCGTTAAATATCCCTTTTTGTAACAGGGAAAATCAAAATAGTAAATATTATTTTTCTGCATACAATGAAATATTTTTAAATACTAAAACTGCTATTTTTGATAGAAATAGGGTATATGCAGGTATTGGTTATAATATCAATAAAAGTATAAGACTTGAAGCGGGCTACATGAATCAATTTTTCGAAACCAGTAGCAGAGATCAATTCAATATTATCACTTTCGTTACATTTTAAGTAAAATTTAGTTAAAAAAACCAATACCTTTGAGTCTTGGTTTTTTTTTGGGTCAAAATGAATTAACTTAGAACCTCTAAATTTTTACTTAAACATGAAAAATCTTTTTTCAAATATAAAAGGAGATGCTTTTGGTGGTATTACTGCTGGGATAGTCGCATTACCCTTAGCGCTTGCTTTTGGAGTGTCTTCTGGGTTAGGTCCTACAGCAGGATTATATGGGGCTATTTTTATTAGTTTTTTTGCTGCTCTTTTTGGAGGAACTAATACACAGATTTCTGGGCCAACAGCACCAATGACGGCAGTTAGTATGCTTGTTATAGCAGGTATCATTGCAACTAACGATGGCGATGTTAATAAGGCACTCCCAGTAATTCTTACTGTATTTTTGTTAACAGGATTAATGCAAGTCGGGTTAGGTATTTTAGGTTTAGGAAAGTATATAAGGTACATTCCTTATCCTGTAGTTTCAGGTTTTATGACGGCCATAGGCGTTATTATATTACTAACTCAAATTTTACCTTCTATAGGGTATTACCCAAAAGAAGATATGGAATTTGTAAACACATTTAAGGCACAAGCAGAAAATGTTATTCTTAGGAATATTATCGAAGAAGAAAAAAGCGAAGGTATTTTAGTATTGGAAAATTTTAAAGAAACGATATCCAGATCCGAAGCCATTTCGCAAGACGATATTTTAAGAGAATCTCAAACATTAGCTAAAAATGAAAGTAAAAAAGCTTTCGGAATCATAAAGATTCTTCCAAGAGCATTACAAAACATTAATTGGTTGGAATTAATATTAGCCTTAGGGACTATTTTTATTATTTATGGTTTTAAACGTATTACCAAAGCAGTACCAAGTACATTAGTTGCTTTAATAGTTATGTCTGGAATTGCATTTGGTTTTGGGTTAAACTACAGACCTATTGAAGAAATTCCGAGCGGATTACCTCTTCCGAATTTAGAAATTTTCACAAGTTTTAAGCTAAGTAGTGTAACTCCATATGTTTTTACTGCATTAACATTGGCTTTATTAGGAGCGATAGATTCACTGCTAACGAGTGTTGTTGCCGATAATATGACAAAAACGAAACATAAACCAAATAAGGAACTGGTAGGTCAAGGTATAGGTAATAGTATTGCTGCAATCTTTGGAGGTATTCCAGGAGCAGGAGCAACGATTAGAACCGTAGTAAATATTACCTCTGGTGGTAAAACAAAATTATCAGGGATGATTGCTGGCGTTTTATTATTAATAATATTACTAGCCTTAGGACCGGTAGCATCAAAAATTCCTGCGGCAGTCCTAGCAGGTATTTTAATAACAGTTGGTATCGGTGTTATGGATTACAAAGGTTTAAAGGCCATTCCAAGTTTGCCAAGAGATATAAAATTGGGGCCATTAAAACTAAGTTCAGAAGTATTGATAATGCTTGTTGTCCTGTTACTTTCTACTTTTTGGGATTTAATTTATGCTGTTGGTATTGGACTTGTAATAGCGTCTTTAATGTTTATGAAGAAAATTGGGGATTTAACCGCAGAACGTTCAGATGTAAAACCACTTAAAGAAGAAGCTTGGGCAGATGAAGCTGGTTTTCCTGAAAATTTAAAAGAAGAAGTATTTATAAAGCATCTTAAAGGACCTTTGTTCTTTGGATCAACAAGCGATTTCCAGCAATTAACAGCACAAATTCCTGATACTGCTAAAACTGTTGTTATAAGGTTAGGGCGTATGCAATATATGGATCAATCTGGCTTATATGCGATGGAAGATATGCTTCAGGAATTAAACAAAAAGAATATAGAGGTTATATTTGTTGACTTATTGAAGCAGCCTAAGTATATGATGGAACGAATTGATATTATTCCAGATTTAATTCCAAGAGAACATATATTTGAAGACTTTGAACACTGTATGGAATGGATTAAAACAAATGTAAAAGACACACATACAATTTAAAGTTATAGAGATTTATCAATTTAAAGTTAATAGAGGTCTAAAGTAAATAAAAATTGAATGTCTAGAGCGCAGTCGAAACTAGCTTATCTTAAGCGAAATCGATAGGCTCGAACAGACAAAAATTAGACTTTTTTAGACCTCTATTATATAAGTTTTGGAGTTGTTTTAAACTTCTACTAACGTAAAAGCTTTATAAATAATGTATGTCAATATTTACTAATAGTTAAAATGTTGTAATATCTTTATTTGGTTGATACACATAATTAAATGTATAATAAGGTGTTCCATCAGTAAAGGCATCGGGGTTGGTGGGAGCATTTTCATAATAGCTTAAGATTTCTACCTTGGCATAAGTACCCTCTCTCGTTTTAAACACCAATACTTTCCCAGGAATAGGGGTAATTAAATGTGTTGGAGGTCCAGCATAAGTATACCATCCATTTCCACTACCAGAAGTAATGGCATAGCCCGTACCAGAGTCTTGAACAAATAATGCCGTATCAACATTTGTAATAGAAGCCATAGTTCCGTTAGCAATATAAACAGCAGCATCACCTGTTCTAGTTGGTTCATCTGTAGTCCCTAAAGAAGTTCCACCATTAACAATAATTGAAGTACCCCTAAAAGCAATATCCCAATCAGTTTCATGTGTTGTAGTTTTACCTGATGTAAAATCAAACTTTGTAAAAAGTCCAGATACCGGTTGTCCTTGTCCTCCGGACTGTGGTGCATATAAATTTGAAATGGTTTCAGACTCTATATTTAATAAAGGTTTAGAATCATCATCACTACTACAAGAAGAGAAAGCTAAAAATAAGGTTACAAGTGTTAAAAAATTGATTGTTTTCATGGTATTTGTATTAAAATTTAATGTTAAGTTTTCCATATATAATGCGACCAGCAATATTGCTGATGTTTTGTGTGTCTGTGAAGCCGAATAGGTTGTCAATTCCGAAACTCAAGCCATAACTTTTGTAAAAGGTTTTATTTACAGCAAAATCGATAATAGAATACCCATTGACAAACTCATCATAGGTGTCTAAATAGGTGTTTCCATTAGTATCTAATAAACCATATTTACTTCGATACGTTCCTCTAATATTGGTGTCTAGATTCCAATTAGGAATTTTATAAAAGACTTTTAAATTAGCCATATGTCGGGATCTGTTATACAACCCGAAATAATCGCTTTTTTTGAGCTGAAAAGAAGGAGCACTTGGACGCTCTCTGGCAAACACGCTTCCGTTTTCAAAAGCTTCCTCAGCATCTGTATCCTTAGCGAACAAAAGTTGATAACCACCTGAAATTTTAAGTTGATCTGTAGGATTCCATGTAGAATTTAACTCTAAACCTTGCGTATATACTTTATTGATATTGTAATAACTGAATACATTTTGACCATTAGTTTTATTTGCTATTACTCTTAGATCAATAAGATCATTAATGTTATTTCTGAAAAAGTTTAAACCAAATTTTAATTTAGGAGATAAACTATAGTCAATTCCAATGTTAATGCTAATAGAGTTTTCAGGATTTAAAGTATCTTCAAAATCAGAAGCAGGTATAATAATATTAGCTAATTGCCCTTGAGATTCTAATGCGGGTATAGCAGTTGTAACGGCATTATATCCTAAAACAGTATAGCCAACGGTTGTATTTGTAAAATCGAAATATAATTGCCTAAAATCGGGAGCTTTAAACCCATAACCAATAGCACCTTTTATTGATAGTTTATCATTTAATCCATAGCGGATGGCAGCCTTTGGACTAAATTGAGATTTATATTTGTTATGGTTGTCAAAACGAGCTCCTAAAATAATATTGAGCTTTTCAATAGGTGTACTATCATATTGAAGATAGAAATAAGGAGAATTAAATACAGGTTTTAAGGAAAAATATGTTCTATTTAATGTTTCATGATTAAACCCAGCTCCTCCTATAAAAGCCTCTTTATCATTCGGATTATATGTTGCTCTAATTTCTGGGCGAATTAATAATTGATTGTAGTAGCTATTACTAAATCGAGTACCATCTTCGTTATCTAAATAATCTTTCGCAATATATCGAGTAGCATAAAACTCAAAATAACTACGCCATTTTTTATCATAAACATGACTTAATTTTAAATGGGAGTTCCATTCGTTTATATCACTCTCTCCTTTTAAAACAGTAGACGCTATATAATCTTGATTTTGATTATAATACTTGCCCGAAATAAAAAGATTGGTAGCCTCAGAAAAGTCATAAGTAATTTTTGAGTTGAATGTGTAATTGCTAAATGGGTCAACCGTATTTAGGTGGTCACCATCAATTAAATCATAACCATCACTGCTATATCTATTAAAAAAAGCACTAACCCCTAATTTTTGTTTTTTATAATGTATTGTCGAACTTAAATCATGACTACCAAAGGAGCCTAATCTATAATTCACATTTCCATTAAAGCCCTTTTTAATAGTTTCGGTTATAATATTTATAACACCTCCTAAAGCTTCACTTCCGTAAAGACTTGAAGAGGCACCTTTAACAATTTCAATTTGTTTTATGTTGCCAACCGTAATCCTGTTAAGGTTTAAAGTACCAGCAGAGCGCCCAATAAGAGGAACACCATCTATAAGAATTAAAGTGTATTGAGAATCTAAGCCTTGAAGTTGAATACCTTCACCACCTCCAAAATCAGGAACAGTAATAAGACCTGTTTGCTCATTCAGGATATCATTTAAACGAATAGAATTAGATTGTTTTATGTCCTCTTTAGAAACAATTTGAGCTGGAAGAGGTAAAGAAGATAACTGTCTTATGGTTCGTGTGGCTGTAATTATAACATCATCTAAATATTCTGTTTTTGTAGAATCCTTTGTAACCGCTTTAGATTCTTGAGAAAATGAAGTGCTCCCTAAAAAAAGCAAAAAATAAATGCAAAAATATTTTTTATTTAGAATCATTCTTAATTAAATTTGTCGCAAATATATAAGTTATTTTAATTTAGTCTAAATAAGAACAATTAATTTTTTTGACTTTTTTTAATTATTAAAAACAAACCTTTAAAAATGAAACAATTAACACTATTATCATTATTGATTTTAACATTTTCATCAGTTGGAAACACACAAGAGAAAAAAATTAAAGACCAAAAAGCTATAAAAGATATGTGTGGTTGCTTTCAGGTCACTTTCAATTTTGCAGAAACATTTCAGTATAGCAAAGATTCACTTTATAAGCCATCAGAAACAAAAACTGATACGGCTTTAGAATGGGCAGAGTTGGTTGAAGATGACGAAAATAAAATTTCCATTCAACATGTATTACAAGTTGGTAAACCTGCCAAACCCCATATAGTAAAACATTGGAGACAGGATTGGATTTACGAAAATGTAGATTTCTATATGTACAATGGTGATAGCTCCTGGGTTTTTCAAAACAAACAAAAGGATAACGTAAAAGGACAATGGACACAAAAAGTATATCAAGTAGATGATAGTCCACGTTACGAAGGCTCTGCCACATGGGTACATGTAGACGGTAAGAGTTTTTGGGAAAGTGTAACGCCTGCCCCATTACCAAGACGAGAATATACCAAAAGAAGTGATTATAACATAACAATGAGAGGCAACAGACATGAAATAACCAAAGATGGATGGGTGCATGATCAGGATAATGATAAAGTACTTCGGGAAGTAGGAAGACCAGATGTTGTACTCGCTAAAGAGAAAGGATATAACACCTATGTTAGAGTAGACGATAGTAAATGTAAAGCAGCTTCAGATTGGTGGAAAAAAGAACATCAAAAATGGGCTTTAGTAAGACATAAATGGGATGATGTTTACATAAGGAATCAGAATTTAACACTTGAAAAAAAGGTTGATAACAAAGCATTATACAAATATTTATTTGCAGATGACATGACCGAAGAAACCGAAATTAATAACGTTATAGAATCTTTTGTAAAAAAATAATAAAAAAAAGTATTAAGAGAATCAACTAACTAAAGATGAAGCGTAACAAAACAATTAAAATAATATCACTTCTTATGCTTTTTATGCTATTGGGATTTAAAAGTAAAGTAGAAACCACAACATATAAGTGTATGATCCAAATGACAAATTACTCTGGAGAAGGGGCTTATGTTATTATTTCATTATTAAATCCAGAAGGTGAATATGATAAAACATTATACGTTCAGGGAGATGATGATGAATGGTATTCTGAAATAACAGCCTGGTGGAAATTTCACGGGAAAAGACGTGCAGATATTGATGCCATAACAGGAGCAACAATAAGTGGTGGCGGGCGTATGATAAGTGTTATCGAGATTGAAAACAGCAAAATAGATACGGGTTATAAAATACGTTTTGAAACCGTTGTGGAAAATCAGGAATATTATAAAGATGATGTAGAATTTGAGCTTACATCCGAAACCATAAAAAATAAAATAAAAGGAAAAGGCTTTATACGTTACGTTCGTATGATGGCACAATAAAAAGATCCCAAATGACCATTTCTATATGGAGATATAGTCATCTTACTTTGGCTATATCTTCTTCTATATTCATAGTATTAGCAGCCTTGACAGGTATAGTTTTAGCGTTTGAACCTATTTCAAATCAGCTAAAACCTTATGCTGTAAAGCATGCTGATGCCCTTTCGCTTTCTAAAACCGTAGAAAACCTACGAGTCGAGTATGATGAGATAATACATATAGAAAAGGATAAAAACAATTTTGTAATAGCTTCGGTTATTACAAAAGAAGGCAAAAATGAAACCTTTTATATAAACCCATTCACTGCTAAAAAAATAGGCGATATTATTGAAAAAGCACCAGTTTTTAAATTTGCTACCAATTTACATAGGTCATTGTTTTTAAAGTCTACAGGAAGAATTCTTGTGGGTTTTATGTCTTTTTTACTCTTTTTAATGGCCGTTACTGGTGTGCTTCTAATTATTAAGCGTCAAGGCGGTGTAAAACATTTCTTTTCAAAAATAATTAAAGACAATTTTAATCAGTATTATCATATCATTATTGGAAGGTATGTTTTAATACCTATCATAATAGTTACCCTTTCGGGTGTTTATTTATCGTTGGAAAAGTTTTCGTTATTGCCATCAGAAAAAAAATCGCATGACTTAAATGAAGAACTTTTAGTAGGAACACCTAAAATAAAGATTGAGGATTTTAGCCTTTTTAAAACTCTTACTTTAAATGATATTCAGCGTGTTGAATTTCCTTTTTCTGATGCTATTGAAGATTATTTTGTTTTAAAACTTAATGATAAAGAGTTGCTTGTAAATCAGTATAACGGAACCATAATAAGTGAAAAAAAACAAAACTTGGTAGCTTTAGCTTCAAGTTGGAGTGTGCTATTACATACTGGGCAAGGATCTATAATGTGGTCTGTTATTTTGCTATTAACCTGTATTGCTATTTTGTTTTTTATGTTTTCGGGGTTTACTATGACACTAAACCGCAGAAAAAATAGTATCAAAATTAAGAACAAATTTAGCAAAGACACTGCTGAGTATATTATTTTAGTTGGTTCGGAGACAGGAAGCACTTATGGTTTTGCAAAAGCTTTGTATAAAGCTCTAATTGCAGAAGGTAAATCGGTATTTGTTTCAGAATTAAATACGTATTCCAGTTATAAAAAAGCAAAACATTTGGTGGTATTTACATCTACTTATGGGGATGGAGAGTCTCCCACAAATGCAAAGAATTTTGAAAAATTGGTTGGCCATGTTTATCAGAACAACACTCTTAAGTACTCTGTTGTTGGTTTTGGTTCTTTAGCTTATAAAGGCTTTTGTAAGTATGCTATTGTGGTAGATTCTTTATTGCAACTACACCAAAAGTTTATTCCGAATTTATCGCTTCATAAAATTAATAATCAATCTTTTGAAGCTTTTAAGAACTGGGCATCTTCGTGGAGTAAAGGCAAAGGCTTAAATCTAAAAATTGAAAAACCTGTAAATACACCTCGCCCTAAAAATTCAAAATTATTTAAAGTGGTTAGCAGATCTATGGTTAATTCCGATAACTCTTTTGTGCTTGAATTGAAGCCTGCCCAGAAGTTAAAATTTAACTCTGGAGATTTGCTTAAAGTATATCCAAAAAATGAACAAAGAGAACGTTTATACTCTATTGGTAAAATAAATGAAAATATAGTATTAAGCATAAAAAAACACGAGTTTGGAGTATGCTCAGGTTATTTTAGTAAACTTAAAAAAAACGATATGGTACTAGCAGATATAAAACAAAATAAAGATTTTAATTTTCCTGTAAATGCGAAAGAAGTCGTTATGATTTCTAATGGAACGGGGATTGCACCATTTTTGGGAATGATTAATAATCAAGATTCTAATTCTGTAAAATCACATTTGTTTTGGGGTGGACGGACGAAAGATTCTTATCAAATCTATTCAGAATTAATAGATAAAGCTTTTTATAGCAAAAAACTATCTGGACTTTACATTAGTTTTTCAAAAGAGGAAAGTCAAAAAAAATATGTGCAAAATTCAATAGTAGAAAAAAGTGATTTAATATCTCGTGTATTAAAAAATGATGGCGTTATTATGATTTGTGGCTCGATAGCTATGCAAAATGATGTTCTGGAAACATTAGAAAGTATCTCTGAATCTAAATTGAATAGGCCTTTAAATCTAAATCAGATTAAAACAGATTGTTATTAATATAACGTGAGTTTCGACATAAAATTTATAAAAAAATAGACAAAAATTCAGTTGTTTTAATTAGGTTTCGACTGCGCTCAACCTGACATTTGAATATAATTAACTGATTTTCATTTAAATAAAACTAAAGTTGTATCGAACTCACCTTAATATAAAAATGTATGTGCAATAGTATAAGAACAATAGCAAAAGTAACTAATGGAGAACTTTCAATATGTGAACAATGTAATGTCTATCATGTTGAGTTTAATAATATTTATTTTGAATTTACTCCAAATGAGTTTGATCATTTTAAAGACTATCTTTTAAACATCGAGTTAGATTATTGGGAAGAAAGATATTCTTGCGCAAAAGTTAAAAGAAAAATCCCTATTCCGTCAATGCAAAAAAACCTGGTTTTAATGTTCAATAGACAAGAAATAAAAGAATTGAAATTACTTTTTTGTGGAGAAGAATGTAGTTTTGAAAATGTGTTACATGCTAACGATATAGATTATAAATTGATTTTAAACTAATTAAAGCATGGACGATATAAACACGATTTACTATAATGATTTTGGAATCGCTTTCCACTGGAAAAGATGTGCTGTTAAAGATTTTAAGAAGATTCAATTAGTCTTTAGAGACACAGGGTTATTACTAACGTCCAATGAATTGATGAAATTCTCTAAAAACATTGATAAATCATTAAACAGTAATTGTTCATGTGTAGACTGTATGGAATATAAAACGTGTAAACCAATATTGGTAGAAGCTCCAAATCCGCAAACGACTTTCGCTATGACTTACACAGAAATAAAGGACATACAAGATTTAGTAAAAGGAACTTTATTTCAAATGGGATTAAATAAAATACTTAATGATAATACAATTAAATAGCTTAAACTTTACCTGTTTCTATGGTATCCTCTTCCTCATTTTCATCAGAATCTAAAATGTTTGGAAGGATCATAGGTACCAAAGATTTTACGGGGTTATAGAATACAGAAGCTTCTAAATCGTCTTCATTTGCAAACGGTATTGCACTATTCATTTTATCAAAAATGATTAAAACTACACTTAAAATCAATGCAATTTTAAGGCCTCCAAAAATGCCTCCAAGAAGCTTATTTATAATGCCCAGAGCAGCAAAATTTGCTAATTTAGTTAGTGCTTTTCCAGCAAGAGCAATTGCTAAAACAATGATTACAAA from Flavivirga abyssicola includes the following:
- a CDS encoding carbonic anhydrase family protein, whose product is MKAHTKETQAAMTPQKSLEYLKAGNQRFQDNLKADRDLLDQVKDTSNGQYPFATILSCIDSRVSSELIFDQGIGDIFSARVAGNFVNEDILGSMEFACKLAGTKLVVVLGHTSCGAVKGACDNAKMGNLTKLIEKITPAVNAVSEPQDASLRNSKNIEFVDHVSKKNVELTIERIMKESEVLADMQNNGEIMIIGAMYDIHSGAVTFYE
- a CDS encoding DUF2490 domain-containing protein, which codes for MKNNIMKIKVSMVALIMALMSPLLMQSQDSDFGNWLIYIGNKKLNPKWNIHNEIQYRNYDAIGDLEQLLLRTGLGYTFNESKNNVLLGYGYILSENYIGNSDDKVSVNEHRIFQQFTSKQNIGRVKLNHRYRFEQRFVEDDFKLRFRYFLALNIPFCNRENQNSKYYFSAYNEIFLNTKTAIFDRNRVYAGIGYNINKSIRLEAGYMNQFFETSSRDQFNIITFVTF
- a CDS encoding SulP family inorganic anion transporter, which translates into the protein MKNLFSNIKGDAFGGITAGIVALPLALAFGVSSGLGPTAGLYGAIFISFFAALFGGTNTQISGPTAPMTAVSMLVIAGIIATNDGDVNKALPVILTVFLLTGLMQVGLGILGLGKYIRYIPYPVVSGFMTAIGVIILLTQILPSIGYYPKEDMEFVNTFKAQAENVILRNIIEEEKSEGILVLENFKETISRSEAISQDDILRESQTLAKNESKKAFGIIKILPRALQNINWLELILALGTIFIIYGFKRITKAVPSTLVALIVMSGIAFGFGLNYRPIEEIPSGLPLPNLEIFTSFKLSSVTPYVFTALTLALLGAIDSLLTSVVADNMTKTKHKPNKELVGQGIGNSIAAIFGGIPGAGATIRTVVNITSGGKTKLSGMIAGVLLLIILLALGPVASKIPAAVLAGILITVGIGVMDYKGLKAIPSLPRDIKLGPLKLSSEVLIMLVVLLLSTFWDLIYAVGIGLVIASLMFMKKIGDLTAERSDVKPLKEEAWADEAGFPENLKEEVFIKHLKGPLFFGSTSDFQQLTAQIPDTAKTVVIRLGRMQYMDQSGLYAMEDMLQELNKKNIEVIFVDLLKQPKYMMERIDIIPDLIPREHIFEDFEHCMEWIKTNVKDTHTI
- a CDS encoding HmuY family protein; amino-acid sequence: MKTINFLTLVTLFLAFSSCSSDDDSKPLLNIESETISNLYAPQSGGQGQPVSGLFTKFDFTSGKTTTHETDWDIAFRGTSIIVNGGTSLGTTDEPTRTGDAAVYIANGTMASITNVDTALFVQDSGTGYAITSGSGNGWYTYAGPPTHLITPIPGKVLVFKTREGTYAKVEILSYYENAPTNPDAFTDGTPYYTFNYVYQPNKDITTF
- a CDS encoding TonB-dependent receptor plug domain-containing protein; its protein translation is MILNKKYFCIYFLLFLGSTSFSQESKAVTKDSTKTEYLDDVIITATRTIRQLSSLPLPAQIVSKEDIKQSNSIRLNDILNEQTGLITVPDFGGGEGIQLQGLDSQYTLILIDGVPLIGRSAGTLNLNRITVGNIKQIEIVKGASSSLYGSEALGGVINIITETIKKGFNGNVNYRLGSFGSHDLSSTIHYKKQKLGVSAFFNRYSSDGYDLIDGDHLNTVDPFSNYTFNSKITYDFSEATNLFISGKYYNQNQDYIASTVLKGESDINEWNSHLKLSHVYDKKWRSYFEFYATRYIAKDYLDNEDGTRFSNSYYNQLLIRPEIRATYNPNDKEAFIGGAGFNHETLNRTYFSLKPVFNSPYFYLQYDSTPIEKLNIILGARFDNHNKYKSQFSPKAAIRYGLNDKLSIKGAIGYGFKAPDFRQLYFDFTNTTVGYTVLGYNAVTTAIPALESQGQLANIIIPASDFEDTLNPENSISINIGIDYSLSPKLKFGLNFFRNNINDLIDLRVIANKTNGQNVFSYYNINKVYTQGLELNSTWNPTDQLKISGGYQLLFAKDTDAEEAFENGSVFARERPSAPSFQLKKSDYFGLYNRSRHMANLKVFYKIPNWNLDTNIRGTYRSKYGLLDTNGNTYLDTYDEFVNGYSIIDFAVNKTFYKSYGLSFGIDNLFGFTDTQNISNIAGRIIYGKLNIKF
- a CDS encoding DUF6607 family protein is translated as MKQLTLLSLLILTFSSVGNTQEKKIKDQKAIKDMCGCFQVTFNFAETFQYSKDSLYKPSETKTDTALEWAELVEDDENKISIQHVLQVGKPAKPHIVKHWRQDWIYENVDFYMYNGDSSWVFQNKQKDNVKGQWTQKVYQVDDSPRYEGSATWVHVDGKSFWESVTPAPLPRREYTKRSDYNITMRGNRHEITKDGWVHDQDNDKVLREVGRPDVVLAKEKGYNTYVRVDDSKCKAASDWWKKEHQKWALVRHKWDDVYIRNQNLTLEKKVDNKALYKYLFADDMTEETEINNVIESFVKK
- a CDS encoding DUF2271 domain-containing protein translates to MKRNKTIKIISLLMLFMLLGFKSKVETTTYKCMIQMTNYSGEGAYVIISLLNPEGEYDKTLYVQGDDDEWYSEITAWWKFHGKRRADIDAITGATISGGGRMISVIEIENSKIDTGYKIRFETVVENQEYYKDDVEFELTSETIKNKIKGKGFIRYVRMMAQ
- a CDS encoding PepSY domain-containing protein; translation: MTISIWRYSHLTLAISSSIFIVLAALTGIVLAFEPISNQLKPYAVKHADALSLSKTVENLRVEYDEIIHIEKDKNNFVIASVITKEGKNETFYINPFTAKKIGDIIEKAPVFKFATNLHRSLFLKSTGRILVGFMSFLLFLMAVTGVLLIIKRQGGVKHFFSKIIKDNFNQYYHIIIGRYVLIPIIIVTLSGVYLSLEKFSLLPSEKKSHDLNEELLVGTPKIKIEDFSLFKTLTLNDIQRVEFPFSDAIEDYFVLKLNDKELLVNQYNGTIISEKKQNLVALASSWSVLLHTGQGSIMWSVILLLTCIAILFFMFSGFTMTLNRRKNSIKIKNKFSKDTAEYIILVGSETGSTYGFAKALYKALIAEGKSVFVSELNTYSSYKKAKHLVVFTSTYGDGESPTNAKNFEKLVGHVYQNNTLKYSVVGFGSLAYKGFCKYAIVVDSLLQLHQKFIPNLSLHKINNQSFEAFKNWASSWSKGKGLNLKIEKPVNTPRPKNSKLFKVVSRSMVNSDNSFVLELKPAQKLKFNSGDLLKVYPKNEQRERLYSIGKINENIVLSIKKHEFGVCSGYFSKLKKNDMVLADIKQNKDFNFPVNAKEVVMISNGTGIAPFLGMINNQDSNSVKSHLFWGGRTKDSYQIYSELIDKAFYSKKLSGLYISFSKEESQKKYVQNSIVEKSDLISRVLKNDGVIMICGSIAMQNDVLETLESISESKLNRPLNLNQIKTDCY
- a CDS encoding DUF6686 family protein; translated protein: MCNSIRTIAKVTNGELSICEQCNVYHVEFNNIYFEFTPNEFDHFKDYLLNIELDYWEERYSCAKVKRKIPIPSMQKNLVLMFNRQEIKELKLLFCGEECSFENVLHANDIDYKLILN
- a CDS encoding CvpA family protein; protein product: MGIIDIVLGALILFGLIRGFMKGLFVEVASLVALIAGVYGAIHFSNFAGGFLESKVDWNEKTINIAAFIITFVIIVLAIALAGKALTKLANFAALGIINKLLGGIFGGLKIALILSVVLIIFDKMNSAIPFANEDDLEASVFYNPVKSLVPMILPNILDSDENEEEDTIETGKV